A stretch of the Nicotiana tabacum cultivar K326 chromosome 6, ASM71507v2, whole genome shotgun sequence genome encodes the following:
- the LOC107771704 gene encoding protein LATERAL ORGAN BOUNDARIES-like, with amino-acid sequence MASSSSSYNSPCAACKFLRRKCLPGCIFAPYFPPEEPQKFINVHKIFGASNVTKLLNELLPHQREDAVNSLAYEAEARVRDPVYGCVGAISFLQRQVERLQKELDAANADLIRYACNEYTPPPPLPGTQGINMAGFRQRPVEFSRGFHQTPSFSIPNNWNDQNSSAGNIHGGGGGGGSSI; translated from the coding sequence ATGGCTTCATCCAGCAGCTCATACAACTCCCCTTGTGCAGCCTGCAAATTCCTAAGGAGAAAATGTCTACCTGGCTGCATTTTTGCACCTTACTTCCCACCCGAGGAGCCTCAAAAGTTCATTAACGTCCACAAAATCTTCGGCGCAAGCAATGTCACTAAGCTTCTCAATGAGCTCTTGCCTCACCAGAGAGAGGACGCTGTCAACTCTTTAGCCTACGAAGCCGAAGCAAGAGTAAGAGATCCGGTTTATGGCTGCGTTGGGGCCATCTCTTTCCTTCAACGCCAAGTTGAGCGCCTGCAAAAGGAACTCGACGCTGCTAACGCCGATTTGATTCGCTATGCTTGCAATGAGTACACACCCCCGCCGCCTTTACCTGGAACACAAGGAATTAACATGGCTGGTTTTCGCCAAAGGCCGGTTGAGTTTAGTAGAGGTTTTCATCAAACACCTAGTTTTTCTATCCCTAATAATTGGAATGATCAAAACTCTTCTGCTGGAAATATccatggaggaggaggaggaggaggatcaAGTATTTGA